A window of the Helianthus annuus cultivar XRQ/B chromosome 4, HanXRQr2.0-SUNRISE, whole genome shotgun sequence genome harbors these coding sequences:
- the LOC110938221 gene encoding delta(12) fatty acid desaturase DES8.11, protein MGAGGRMSDPSEGKNILERVPIDPPFTLSDLKKAIPAHCFERSVIRSSYYVVHDLIVAYVFYFLANTYIPLLPTPWAYLAWPVYWFCQASILTGLWVIGHECGHHAYSDYQLIDDIVGFVLHSALYTPYFSWKYSHRNHHANTNSLDNDEVYIPKRKAKVAVYSKLLNNPPGRVFTLVFRLTLGFPLYLLTNISGKKYGRFANHFDPLSPIFTERERIQVVISDIGILAVLYATKLLVEAKGAAWVTCMYLIPVLGVHMFFVLITYLHHTHLSLPHYDSSEWNWIRGALSTIDRDFGFLNRVFHDVTHTHVLHHLISYIPHYHAKEARDAIKPVLGEFYKIDRTPIFKAMWREAKECIYIEPDEDSEHKGTYWYHKM, encoded by the coding sequence ATGGGTGCAGGTGGCCGGATGTCAGACCCATCTGAGGGCAAAAACATCCTCGAACGTGTCCCCATTGATCCACCATTCACTCTAAGTGATCTAAAGAAAGCAATCCCTGCTCACTGCTTCGAACGATCTGTCATCCGTTCATCTTACTATGTTGTTCATGACCTCATTGTGGCCTATGTCTTTTACTTCCTTGCCAACACATACATCCCTCTTCTTCCTACCCCGTGGGCTTACTTAGCATGGCCGGTTTACTGGTTTTGTCAAGCTAGCATCCTCACTGGGCTATGGGTCATCGGTCATGAATGTGGTCACCACGCCTATAGTGACTACCAATTGATTGATGACATTGTTGGGTTCGTCCTCCATTCAGCTCTCTATACCCCTTATTTCTCTTGGAAATACAGCCATCGGAACCACCACGCCAACACGAATTCGCTTGACAACGATGAAGTTTACATTCCTAAACGCAAGGCCAAAGTTGCAGTTTACTCAAAGCTTCTTAACAATCCCCCTGGTCGAGTGTTCACTTTGGTTTTCAGGTTAACTCTAGGGTTTCCTTTGTACCTCTTGACTAACATTTCTGGCAAGAAATACGGGAGGTTCGCCAACCACTTTGATCCACTAAGTCCGATTTTCACTGAGCGTGAAAGGATTCAGGTTGTCATATCTGATATTGGAATTCTCGCGGTTTTGTATGCAACTAAGCTACTTGTAGAAGCGAAGGGGGCGGCTTGGGTGACATGCATGTATTTAATTCCGGTGTTAGGTGTACACATGTTTTTCGTGTTGATCACGTATTTGCACCACACCCATCTCTCTTTACCTCATTATGATTCATCCGAATGGAACTGGATTAGAGGGGCATTATCGACAATTGATAGGGATTTCGGATTCCTGAATAGGGTTTTCCATGATGTCACCCACACTCACGTGTTGCATCATTTGATCTCCTATATTCCACATTATCATGCAAAGGAGGCAAGAGACGCAATCAAGCCAGTCTTGGGTGAGTTTTATAAGATCGATAGGACCCCTATTTTCAAGGCGATGTGGAGAGAGGCCAAGGAATGCATCTACATCGAACCAGATGAAGATAGCGAACACAAAGGCACATATTGGTACCATAAAATGTAA